From a region of the Haematobia irritans isolate KBUSLIRL chromosome 4, ASM5000362v1, whole genome shotgun sequence genome:
- the LOC142235913 gene encoding uncharacterized protein LOC142235913: MKLYKNIKHKYNTETKNIIKQYSKSNRQAASLKASTTFLIKCKQAGIIPKFITNTTTHTYNIFNTNNLPPKFKRELEKHNYNLHTKVLNLIIQYKHMQIHKNTIMISNAKDKLSKVMSTDDYNKFIETEGDECIQTLDNKEEQENARVRLASLIDDHIQKTKPNKKEKFILDTVGETRKYLKENKDLLILTADKGGKTVAMYKDDYEIKMKNILRDICTYRRLKRDPTSTLQTKNNKLIHKEGVPVRPICSSINSPSYELSKYIVNLLKNLTKDSKYNVKDAIEFKDKTSNIKIEDNETMISFDVVSLFPSIPVNLAIKIIKEKWDEIKDYTKISMDIFIEMLTFCIKDSRYFVYDDKVYEQRKGMPMGSPASPIIADIVMEVLLDSATLSALNAFDRQIQFTMETEEDNKLPYLDTIILRHRNGIKINWYQKPTATGRLINFNSKHPRRVIMNTATNFIRRCCPPIQSVTVIIVIISISYSSAAASSGAAITSSHNH, encoded by the exons atgaaacttTACAAAAACATTAAACATAAATATAACACAGAAACGAAAAATATAATCAAACAATATTCCAAAAGTAACAGGCAAGCAGCATCCCTAAAGGCATCAACCACTTTTCTAATAAAATGCAAACAAGCAGGTATTATACCAAAATTCATCACTAATACAACAACACATACTTATAACATCTTCAATACTAACAACTTGCCGCCAAAATTCAAACGAGAATTAGAAAAGCATAACTATAACTTGCACACTAAAGTATTGAATCTCATCATACAATACAAACACatgcaaatacacaaaaatacaaTAATGATTTCTAATGCTAAAGATAAACTAAGCAAAGTCATGAGCACGGATGACTACAACAAATTCATTGAGA CTGAAGGCGATGAGTGCATACAAACATTAGACAATAAAGAAGAACAAGAGAACGCGAGAGTACGTTTAGCTTCTCTTATAGATGACCACATACAAAAGACTAAACCAAATAAGAAAGAGAAATTTATACTTGACACAGTGGGGGAGACACGGAAATATCTAAAGGAAAATAAAGATTTACTTATTCTAACTGCTGATAAAGGGGGGAAAACCGTAGCGATGTATAAAGACGATTATGAAATaaagatgaaaaatattttaagagaTATTTGTACATATAGACGCTTAAAAAGAGATCCGACATCAACACtacaaaccaaaaataacaaactg ATACATAAGGAAGGAGTCCCTGTAAGACCTATATGTTCTTCAATAAATTCCCCCTCTTATGAACtatcaaaatatattgtaaatcttttgaaaaatttgacgaaagatTCCAAATATAATGTAAAGGACGCAATTGAATTTAAGGATAAAACCAGTAATATTAAGATTGAGGACAATGAAACAATGATCTCGTTTGACGTAGTATCTCTTTTTCCAAGCATTCCAGTAAATTTGGCGATTaagattataaaagaaaaatgggACGAAATAAAGGACTATACGAAGATATCGatggatatttttatagaaatgttaactttttgtaTAAAGGACTCAAGATATTTTGTATATGATGACAAGGTGTATGAGCAACGTAAAGGAATGCCAATGGGATCACCAGCTTCACCTATTATCGCCGATATTGTAATGGAAGTACTCTTGGACTCA GCCACTTTATCAGCTTTAAACGCCTTTGatagacaaattcaatttacgATGGAAACAGAAGAGGACAACAAGTTACCATACTTAGATACCATAATTCTAAGGCAcagaaatggaataaaaattaactggTATCAAAAGCCAACAGCCACAGGACGATTGATAAATTTCAACTCCAAACATCCTAGACGAGTTATAATGAATAcggctacaaattttataagaaga TGTTGTCCTCCAATACAGTCCGTCACAGTCATCATCGTTATCATCAGCATTAGCTACagtagtgctgccgctagtagtGGTGCTGCTATAACGTCATCACATAACCACTAG